A genomic stretch from Lathyrus oleraceus cultivar Zhongwan6 chromosome 2, CAAS_Psat_ZW6_1.0, whole genome shotgun sequence includes:
- the LOC127123441 gene encoding uncharacterized protein LOC127123441 yields MCSELGHRVSECKSVVNKCYKCGKSGHLVVDCKENMVTCYNYGEPGHINTHCTKPTQASIVGKVFALKGNQTSSDDRLIICICYINNTPLIAIIDIGATRSFIVADCVKRLGLVVSSMSGEMVIETPTKGSSVWFLTPGEEEETGFLSTRESKEHLEEEAQMFALFVALSTKSQAVIDELQVVRDFLEVFPYDILDVPLEIGGVFY; encoded by the exons ATGTGCAGTGAGTTGGGACATCGTGTCAGTGAATGCAAGAGTGTTGTGAATAAGTGTTACAAGTGTGGGAAGTCAGGACATTTGGTTGTTGATTGCAAAGAGAATATGGTGACTTGCTACAACTATGGTGAACCAGGACATATCAACACTCATTGCACAAAGCCTACACAAGCTTCAATTGTAGGAAAGGTGTTTGCTCTGAAGGGGAATCAAACTTCTAGTGATGACAGGTTGATCATATGTATATGTTATATTAATAATACGCCTTTGATTGCTATTATTGATATTGGTGCTACTCGTTCTTTTATTGTTGCTGACTGTGTGAAAAGGTTAGGCCTTGTTGTATCTTCTATGAGTGGAGAAATGGTTATCGAAACTCCTACTAAGGGTTCA TCAGTGTGGTTTCTTACTCCTGGTGAGGAGGAAGAAACTGGTTTCTTATCTACTAGAGAGTCGAAGGAGCATTTGGAAGAGGAGGCTCAAATGTTTGCGTTGTTTGTAGCGTTATCTACTAAGAGTCAGGCGGTGATTGATGAATTGCAAGTAGTGCGAGATTTTCTAGAGGTGTTTCCATATGACATTTTAGATGTACCTCTAGAGATAGGTGGAGTTTTCTATTGA